In Lolium perenne isolate Kyuss_39 chromosome 5, Kyuss_2.0, whole genome shotgun sequence, the sequence AAGGGTGAGATGGTTAATGGATTAAGTCTTAATCATTAAGGTCATGAGTTCGAGTATTGCTTTTCACATGGTTTCTTCACATTTATTTACACTAGAGACACAATATAATGCCTATTTTATGTCTTCTAAAATGTAAAGACATTATTACTATTGTCCTTAGCACGTAGAGACACCGCCCATAGTGACACTTTTGAGACAATATGGAAAGTGCCTCTATAACTACGTAAGAGCAATTTAAGTGTCTCTACTGGACCAAAATAGTGTCTCTACATGCCAATTCTCTTGTAGTGGTGGTGGCAAGGTTGAGGGCGTGCTTTGGACGTGAACTAGAGAGGCGGGCGGGAACTTGATCGGCAGGCGGGAGAATGACATTGTGAGCATGAGGGGGAATTTGGTGGAATAGCTATGGGGTTTGATGTGCGGCTGCCAGACGGGACCCGTGGGCAAAATTCCATGTGGGGCGGAGCGCTGGCGCATTCGCTTCCCACCTCAACTGTAGGGGGCGACACGGGAATACCATCTattctattgggctccaaaatcGGGCGGCCACTTTTAGGGTGCGTTGGTGTGGCCCAAAAACAGCGTCAGACCTCCATAGTGCAACTGAGGGTGCTATTGTGAACGCTCGTGGAGATTCTCTAAAGAGAAGTTCTACTATCCACCTAAAAAAGGAAATCGGGCATTCCAAACATGCACTTATACTGTATTTTCTGCATCGATTATACTTTGGTCTACCAATTAGGTAAGCTATGCTAACTAATACCGCATGTTCTTCCTGCTCAACTTTGATCGATCTAGTGCTTCCACCTGCTTGTGTATATCTTTCTTTGGCCATTGCTAGATCTTCGGTGATAATTTCTTTTTCGAAACACCATCATTGGGGTGAACCTTATTCTAGATATGAAATGTAAACATTTATTTTCAGGTAACAGCTTCCTTTTTCAGTTTCTACAAGAAAATTAAGGTAGTAACATGAACACCGCACCCGTCGCACCAAAGCCTGTGTCGCTTCATTTATTAGAAGAACTTACAAATGATTTCTCTCCGGACCGGAAACTTGGTGGCGGCACGTATGGAGATGTTTACCTGGTATGATCTAAGTTctctaatgttattgttaatggcACCTTGCATACATTTCCTGCTGAACATTTTATGTCACGTATCAAACAAAAAAATTAAGATATTGGTTGGAAATTGACAGTGCATGTGAAATGTTCTATAGGGAGAGCATAAAAATGGAGAAAAGATTGCCGTGAAGGTGCTTAAAGAAGGTCTGGACCTTAACGATGAGGAATTTCAGAAGGAGTATCACAaccttgcaaatcttcaccacaaAAATGTTGTCCGGTTAGTTGGATATTGCCACGAAACTAAGAGAGAATTTGTACCGTACAAGGATGGGGTGGTTTTTGCTTATAATATAAAAAGGATGCTTTGCTTCGATTATATGCACAATGGAAGCCTtgatagttttatttatggtatgATGTGTGGTGCTTCACTTGTACATGAGGTAGTAAGTTAAGAAATAATTTGACGTATACTTTCAAGTTGATCTTTGTTTATTTTTGCAGATGAATTCAATGACCGTAATTGGTGTACACGCTATGCAATAATTAAGGGAATATGCGAGGGCTTGGAATACCTTCATGAGAAATTAAAACCTCCTATGTATCATTTAGATTTAAAACCAGCCAATATATTACTGGACGAGAACATGTCAGCAAAAATCGCAGATTTCGGCGTGTCAAGGCTGTTCTTAGAAGAAAAAACAAGAAAGACAAACACTGTTCTAGGAACACTGTAAGCCGATATTTTCATTGGAACCTACATTTTCTGTACGATAAAATTTGCGTTGTTCGAACAGTATCACACATTAACATATATGATTTCTCATGCAGTGGGTACATACCACCAGAGTACAGAAAGGAAGGTTTGATCACAATTAAGTTTGATATATTCAGTTTGGGTGTCGTGATCATAAAGATAATGACCGGACGAGAGGGCTACTTCCGAATTGATGATATGTCTTCCCAACAATTCATTGAGCTCGTAAGGCAAAGTGTTGCTTTTTGGCGATACTTATATGTCACATTTATGAAATAAATGTTGTTTTAAATTGTTAGGTACATATGGACTGGATGAATAGGCTACAAGCGATATCAGTGCACCTATATTCTGTACAAGTAAGGAGATGCATCGAAATAGGTTTAAGTTGTGTGGAGGCTGATCGACACAAAAGGCCAAGTATTGGGTTAATTGTCAGTACTCTTAATAAGACGGAATCTTGTCTCCAGATCCTTGATGCATTAAGAAATGACTCAGCCTCATCGATAAACCAGGTGCGACCCCTAATGACAAGATTTATCTTTTTTGTGTGATATCAAATAAATGTATACGCGATGATTTAATAGACCGTATAGTCACCAACCTGCAGTATCTGCATTTTTACTGTTGCTTTATGGCGTGTGAGTTATGTATGATACTCTGTCATAACATTACCATTCTTATGCTCTTAAAAAATCACTACCTTTTAATCACGTGTTTACAAAACCGTGACCACAATTGTAGTCATATCCACCACATAGTAAGAATCTAGCATAGTCGCAGCAGGAAGCTCTCCTTGTAAGCAAACACtgccaccgctgccatctccgatCCGGACCATTCGTTCACTCGTTTCTCACAGGCCACGGAAACACATGGAGGGAAGAGCAGATCGACTGCAGAAGAGCTTGGGAGGCGATGCCAGAGCTGCTTAGAGCATGGTTAATAGAAGAGCCTGTTGTTGGCTGTAGAGCAGTAACACGTCATCTAAAGCCTTTATAAAAATCTACTTGTACAATAGGTTGGCTATAGATTAGCTATAAGCTTGACTTTAGCATTAAATGATTGAATgtgcaggaggcaaactattggtAGAGAGAAAGAAAAGCTAGCCAAGAACTCTCACGCTGTCTCCATGCAGGCTCCTCATTCTCGTATATTGTGCTGCAGCCGGGCTCTAAACATACAGCCCGCTTTACTCTTTCTCATCCCTTCTCACTCCTCCACATAGGATTTTGCTGACGTGGAACACACTATAGCTAGCTGACTAGGTGCTATTATACTCGCTCTTACCGTCAGCGCGTCCGGCGACGGATAGCAGTGGCCAGGTGAGTTGTGGCTTCGAGGCGGCCCAGATGATCGTGCGACACTGCCCGGGGACATGTGGCGTATGCGTGAGGGAAAATACTCTCTTTCCTCGGGGGATCGCGCGAAGCGATCGTCCGCCTCGCTGGCACCGGTTGTCGCTAGGGCTAGATAATCTTTAGAAATCGGGATGGTTGGGGGCCCACCCACGTGCGTAGGCTTTATGCTCTCTCTGgccttaggctggtgccaatgcatcaccaCACTATCGcctgccacgtcagcttttttcctcactctcaccccactctcaccccactctcaccccacggtgccaatgcacaggttatagtgccagctctcacctctctctcctccacatcagcttttctctctcctcgacatcagcatttctttttcagattacaacattcaaaataatgcaagaaaattattttattgaactaaatttgttaccgattacataataattaataaaattgcataataaattttaaaaattacataataaataataaataaattctactcctcttcctcctcctcctcctcctcgtcgtcatcatcttCTAGACCAAGCTCTTTTTCCACCATCTGGATGGCCTTCGCATGTTTGCGCTTTTCTCCTTCGTTCATGTCGGCGGTTGATCGGTCTttcattttgttccattgctTGAGTAGCTTAGCCTTCACTAAACCATTCCACATGTTCTTCATCGCGAAGGATTTACTTGCTACCTCACTGCTTGATGAGGTTTCCTTCTCCTTCCTCCTACCCTTACGTGCCGCGGCCTTGGCCCTATCGCGGCCCGTTGGACGCTCCTCCTCCGTCGTCGCCTCGCTAGAGCTGTACTCACCAGAAACTCCCAGACGGCTTCTCTTGGAAGTGGAATCGGTTCCACTACCAGGACCATGTTGTCCTTTCCACTTCGCTTCATTGCGAACAGCTTCCCACCAGTGGTGCCGTCTGAACGGCTGAGTCACTCTTTTGTCATTCGCGTACCTCTCCATTGCCGCCCTCATGACCATTCCATCGTCTGCTCCACTCTGACGTAACGATTCTTCTTGGATGTGGTATGCAttgaacagggacacctccttgtTGTAGACGTTCCAATGATCCTTCAGTTGCTTCGAGGTCCGACGACGGGCAGGCTCGGAGGTAGAGTTGAAGGTTTCAGCTATCTGACCCCAAAAACTAGTGCCGGTCTTGCAATTACCGGCGACAGAGTCCTTGGAGTTAAAAATCCAAGCATGAACCTACAATGAAATAGACATTGTAAGTGAAAAATCGAAGCAAGAACCAACCCCGAAATAAATATGTGATGGGTAAGTAAAGTACCAGTTTTTCCTCTTCCGCAGGTGTCCAGTCAAGCCTCTTTGCACGCGGTGGTACGATTGTTTCCGCGGCATTGGACTCGGAGCTTGGAGCACTGGCTTCAGGAGGTGGTGGAGGGTACGGACCATATGGCGCGTATGGATACGGAGGTGGAGGGTATGAACCGTACGAAGGTGGTGGGTAAGGAGGTACAGTGCCACTCCCGCTACCTGTAGGTGGAGCATGTGGAGGTGGTGGGGGGTATGGATACGGAGGCGGAGGGTATGGCCCATATGGCCCCGGAGGTGGAGCGTATGGCCCATATGGCCCCGGAGCTGGTGTGCCGGAGGAGTATAAAACTCGAGGAAGCGGCGAAGAACCGACATTGTTGCGACGATGTGTCGGAGAGACATCATCTAGCTGTATTGGTGACCCGTCGGGACCCAAGAGATCCGTGAACGTGGTCAAatctggtggagtccaaccggacaTGGTGGAGAAGTTTTGAGAGAGGGAAGGTGATGAATGGAGATGAAATGGGTGTGGattgagtgaaaccatatggggggtatttatagggggtggggatgaaattttagggttttttgaaccagcaacagctacccaacggctagctgacgtggacgaatcagagcgcgccacgtcagctagccgttacacACTACCGCCCCTCTCTCGCCCGCTCTCGCCCGCCTCTAGCCCGCCTACCGCCCGCCTACCGCCCGCCTAACGCCCGCTCTCGACCACAC encodes:
- the LOC127321764 gene encoding cysteine-rich receptor-like protein kinase 44 — its product is MNTAPVAPKPVSLHLLEELTNDFSPDRKLGGGTYGDVYLGEHKNGEKIAVKVLKEGLDLNDEEFQKEYHNLANLHHKNVVRLVGYCHETKREFVPYKDGVVFAYNIKRMLCFDYMHNGSLDSFIYDEFNDRNWCTRYAIIKGICEGLEYLHEKLKPPMYHLDLKPANILLDENMSAKIADFGVSRLFLEEKTRKTNTVLGTLGYIPPEYRKEGLITIKFDIFSLGVVIIKIMTGREGYFRIDDMSSQQFIELVHMDWMNRLQAISVHLYSVQVRRCIEIGLSCVEADRHKRPSIGLIVSTLNKTESCLQILDALRNDSASSINQLCPCITTDHKMLDLLKEKLISYQLRITDNRSRPHLVTITTTCDPEVGTSKSEPVRPRIKVTRIYFSLFCNPCLS